DNA from Prionailurus bengalensis isolate Pbe53 chromosome X, Fcat_Pben_1.1_paternal_pri, whole genome shotgun sequence:
CATTAATACAAATAAAGTACTTAAACAAAAAGccaagaagaggagaaggggagaaaccAGGCAGTGGCAAACAGGTAAAAATACTAATACTTTATGAATATTATAATGATTTGAAACGTGGAAACATTTTTTggtaaacaaaggaaaagaagtccATTGTTACAGAGTAGTCCTATTCCAAATACCTGTTTGCGTTTGATTTaaatagttggtttttttttaagtgcttgacATTTAGTAAAACTATGCTTGTATGCTCTTTACCCAGATGTTGTTTTCAAAGAGAATTTTCAGGTTGGTTTCACAGAGGTTGCCTATTTCTGGTTTACaaaatgtatataacattttGACAGGTGAATGGTCTATACTATGGTGATGCTCATTACTTTTTAATGAGGTATTTTATCACAAATCacttttaatgtgcattttattCTACAGGATTTTATTCTACTAGTATAGTTCTCACATTGTGAATGTCAGCTAATTTTGGCACCTTTGTTGTAAAACCCTTTAAAACAATCTGGCCAACTGtcataacttcctttttttttttatctagctGTTATAATAGGCCCTGATGGACAGCCCCTGACAGTATACCCTTGCCATATTTGCACAAAAAAGTTTAAATCCAGGGGATTCTTGAAAAGACACATGAAGAATCATCCTGATCatttgatgagaaaaaaataccagTGTACAGATTGTGACTTCACAACTAACAAGAAAGTGAGTTTCCATAACCACTTGGAAAGCCATAAGCTTATAAACAAAGTTGACAAAACCCATGAATTTACAGAATACACACGAAGATACAGAGAGGCTAGTCCACTGAGTTCAAATAAACTTATATTAAGAGACAAGGAGCCGAAGATGCACAAGTGCAAATACTGTGACTATGAAACTGCAGAACAAGGACTGTTAAACAGACATTTACTGGCTGTTCATAGCAAAAATTTTCCTCATGTTTGTGTTGAGTGTGGTAAGGGCTTTCGACATCCTTCTGAACTCAAGAAACACATGAGAACCCATACTGGTGAGAAGCCATATCAGTGTCAGTATTGTGTCTTCAGGTGTGCAGATCAGTCAAATCTGAAAACTCACATTAAGTCTAAACATGGTAACAATTTGCCATATAAATGTGAGCATTGTCCTCAAGCATTTGGTGATGAGAGGGAGCTTCAACGCCATCTGGATTTGTTTCAAGGACATAAGACACACCAGTGTCCTCATTGTGACCATAAGAGCACCAACTCAAGTGACCTTAAGCGGCACATCATATCTGTCCATACTAAGGATTTTCCTCACAAATGTGAGGTCTGCGAAAAAGGTTTCCATCGTCCTTCTGAGCTCAAAAAGCATAGTGATATCCATAAGGGTAGGAAGATTCATCAGTGTAGGCACTGTGACTTTAAAACATCAGATCCATTTATTCTTAGTGGTCATATTCTTTCAGTTCATACTAAGGATCAGTCATTGAAGTGTAAAAGGTGCAAGAGAGGGTTCAGGCaacaaaatgaactcaaaaaaCATATGAAGACCCACACTGGAAGGAAGATTTACCAATGTGAGTATTGTGAATACAGCACTACAGATGCATCGGGCTTTAAACGACATGTGATATCAATACATACAAAAGACTATCCACACAGGTGTGAATTCTGCAAGAAGGGATTCCGAAGACcatcagaaaaaaatcagcatatTATGAGGCACCACAAGGAGGCTCTTATGTAATAAGATCAATATAAAGAAAGAAGCTATTTAGAAAATATGATACACTACATGGGATGAAAATTTCATGAACTGTTTCATCTAGTTCCAAAGCTTGATAGTAAATCATAACTTTACATTCTTTGTATTAGAGatcttgaaatatttgaaatgacaGGGGATCTTATACCCCTTTGAAAATTACTTAAAGAATTTAAGAAGCACCATAGAATGGTTGCAGAAAAACTCTTAAGTGTCTATTTAATAGTGTTATATGCATAAACTACAGAAGGGAAGAGCAAAGACAATGACTTTATTGGCTGATCATACTAGAGATCAATACTTCTGAATAGATCATACATAATTGAGTTTAACAATGCTTTGCTATGGCAAGCAAGCCTCACTTTTATGTGATTTTAGAAATGAAGTGGGGAAATAAAATTTAGTCATGCATCAGTCACTTAGTCATTGGGCCTTTTTTATGGTACCTGAAAATTGAATTCCAGAAATGGCAAAAGTTTTATGTATCCATTAAAAGAAATTCCACTGGAAAACAGCTTATATTAATTCAGtactattaaaaagaatttcagagcTGCTAAGATTTTATCACAGGATAGGATGTTTAAAATATAGCATTCTTTCCTGAAGTGTAAAGTGAAGTTTAGGATTACAGTTCTCTTTTTTCTGATGTTCGGGTTGATTTTTCAGTATGGCATATATGACAAAAGTATGTTTGAGTCAAATGTGGCTTTCTAAAACAGATGCAACAGTAGTGTTGCAAATAAAGTTAGCACTATATTTCTTAATGATCTAAAGTTTAAACTGGGAGAACAGTTTTCTTAAATACTATgtttagaagtttctttttagGGCAGTCTTAGCAAGTATGATTGTTCTATTTGTACTTGCTCTAATGTTTAAAGGTGCAATTTTATGCCATTAttggaaattttgattttttaaaatctatataccATATTATTAACATGAATTTTCAATATGATGCAATATATATGCAGTATTTAACAAAACACTAAGCTGCCAGTAGAGTTTGGAGGTGGATATTCAGTTTACagtgtataaatttaaaatatgcatccCTTTAACAATGCTTTGTGTTAGCATGCTGCAAATCAAAATGGCGCTTAATATAAAAAGCTGGTTTAGGGAAATTTAATGAAACTCCTGTTCATAAATGTAATGCATATGATGTGTACTTTTAAGTTATAGTTGCTTCATGTTTCCACTCAGCTGTTCAACATaactaaaatgtaattttactttATGCTATATTGtgactttgtgttttaaataatgtTCACCTTTCTGTTTTTGCACCAGATAAGGATCTGTTCCTTGAGAataaattttttatctttcttaactTCAGAATATTAAATTTGGAAAATCTAAAATAGTGTGTTATGTGGCTGTAAATGATGTACACGCTGTAAAATAAGATTGTCATTGTTATGTGggattattatttctaaatgttaCTCATTGAAATGAGCATacaataaaaagcatttattgcACTTCAGggttttatgaatttatttaaagtatGTTGTAATGTTCACTCTTTATTAAAAgactttttacttaaaattgttATAGGTAATTTGGTCCATAATGTAATGTCTAATAGATTTTGTGCATTCAAAACAACACGAGCTAGGAACTTAAATAATTATGACTATGGCATGATTACtccttaaaaatgtatatttctgcTAAAACCATGATGAAATGCTATAAAGGTGTTCATCTTAAGACTTGAGAttagagaaaactgaaaattccTAACCTGCTTAAGTAACACAATCCTGAGAAAAGAATTTAATTATGTTCCAAATAGACCAATATACATTCAAAAGGAAAAGCGTTAAATCAAGTATTTGggaaagatttttgcaaatgacactTAACCTGCTATATTTAAAGCAGTCAACATTTAATAGAATTCATGTACCTAGATATATAGCCCTATTGCTTAAAACTGTCAATTGGGTTAATTATTCTTTAGTGATCactaacagaaaaggaagaaatcatttAGTCATTACATGTTAGACCAGTGCTTTTTAAGCTTTAATTTTAATGGGGTTCAcctagggatcttgttaaaatacatgTTCTGATTCAGTGGGTGTGGGATGGGACATACAATTCTGCATTTCTAGTAAGCTCCCATGTGTTACCACCATAGGATTAATAATGTGGTAGACAAAATCCTCCAGTGTAATTCTGGTATGCTTTGGCAAATTTGCTTAAATAGATAGCTGTGCATGAGTGGATAGAGGCAATCTGTACTGAAGACATGGATTTTCAGCTGAGACATGAGTGACAAGAAGGAACGAGTCATTAAGATCTTGTGGAAGAGCATACAAGGCAAAGAAGCATGCAAATACAAATAACCTGATAGAACAAGCTTTGGCTGGACCACAGTGAGGGAGACTGACTGGTAAGAGGTGAGAAATTGATATGGGAAACCATTAGAGGATTTTACGGGATTAATATGATTTACATTTTGAAGATCATTCTGGAGGTTATGTGAGGAAGGCATTGTAGAGAAGCTGAAAGAAGCAGAAAGCCATGTGAAGAGGTTATTCCAGTTCATAGTTACAGTGTAGCTGGAGAAAAAtagatgcattttctttctttcacttatgaATTTGGTCTAGAAAACTTCAGTCAAGATACAACAGATAAGAATTCAAAGCATtcgttgggatgaacactgggtactgtatgtaagccaatttgacaataaattatataaaaaaataaattacttaagcatatagttaaaaattaaaaaagtattcagTCCATGTTACAaacaagattttctttaaaaatacacatttaaaaaaaatgcacattttaccAGCAAGGCCCACCTTATATGGTAAAACAGATTTCATCTAAAAATGCAGGTCAAAGTACCTttagagaaggagaaataatttgGGAATTGCCACAAAATAATTCTTCCAGAACAGTTCACAGTCATTATGTGGAGATGGATTTGTATGATTGTCACTTCTAAATGACCTATACCATGGTGCAGAGGAAATTGTTACTCAGGTAGGGCTTTCAAATTCAACTCGTGTCTCATACaggacaaccaccagtttgtacTTTGAACTTCCCTTAgagatatgtattatatatatttatatgtataatatatgtatagatatgtgtatatatatatgtatatatatatatatacatatatatgatatgatagcTTTTATTGCAGAAAACTTTCAACCATTTGCAAAGATAGAATATAATGAAGCCCTAGATAGCTATCAACCAGCTTCAGCAATCATCACTTCATGGCCAGTTTTGTCTCATTTATATTCTTCCTCACCCTTCCCctcacctacctacctacctacctacccctCACTGGTATAATTTAAGATCCCCTTTTCCCAGTGGTTTAATTTGAACTAAATCCctgacatctttttaaaagtttttgaaggaggggcgcctgggtggcgcagttggttaagcgtccgacttcagccaggtcatgatctcatggtctgtgagttcgagccccgcgtcaggctctgggctgatggctcagagcctggagcctgtttctgattctgtgtctccctctctctctgcccctcccctgttcatgctctgtctctctctgtcccaaaaataaataaacgttgaaaaaaaaaattaaaaaaaaagtttttgaaggaaaataCAGCACAATTCTTAAATATGCCTacttccaggggaaaaaaaaatatgtctcatGAGGGTGGAGGAACAAAAGAATCCTCTTATTCAGATCTTTCTATTCCCCTTGTgagaatcaaggaaaaaaaaactggctaGACTTGGAATTCTATTCAATAATGTTCTTGAGACTAAGGCGGCTTCACTTAGAGAAAACACAGAACTAAATTAAAACCCTAGAATATCATTGGATTAGAGAATCTTACCAACTTTGTTCAGGTTCACCCTGTCCTTCCAAAAGAATTAGCTTTGTAAAGTTGATACTGTTTAAGAAAGGTCTAAGAACCTTGGATCCTAGAATGAGAAGTGGATATTGTTATTTGGAATTTGGAGGCCTCACAGAAGAAATTGTATAATTTGTAGAGTCAATGGTCTAGCACTAGGTACCCTGaactaaaaatgttttcctatgcCTTGTTCCAGTTGCTATCCCTTTCTATTGAGCATTATCTGAGTATTCCAAAGAGAACGCTACTCTGTTTTAAAATCTGGACCAATTGGCAATATTGAAACTATCCTTTTTAACCCATAATGTATGTCCCAGTCACTTCCTGAGTCCAAAACCCTGTCATCCTAGATTCCAGCACCACCTCCCTATCATAACATGGCTGGGTCATCAGAACCCTTTAGGGAACCATCTCAAAAAGCTtatatattctcccattttaaTAAATTGGTCTGTTTCATCTGGGCACACATAAGCTAGGAGTGTTCAACACTGATTATGTTAGCATACCAATTACTGAAGCAAAGCATATTGTAAAGGCTATCCATTAACATAAAAGATCTCTGGAACATAAActttaataacaaaattattttaacgtAATGGGATGGATACCAAACATAAAGACTCTGGACTTAACGACATCTCATTTACAAGAGACCAATTCAAGATTACCAAGACTGCCTGGTTATCATTTAATTATGTTATATAACAATTCCAGTGTTCTTTTGCAGACTCAAAAGAAGTATGTGTTATTTTGTCACTAAATGTTAAAGGTTTTATTAAGATGAATGTAATTATTACAttccttacttttaaaaagattatatttattattttatatattctaggaTGAGCatgaaatactttatatttttattgagaagTACTATGGAAATCCAATAAATTTAATAATGGTGTTTTGTGGCGGAGAGGTACCTTGTAGAGAAAAGTATTTTCACAGCTTATTATTTACCTTCAAAAGAATTATGTCTACATGTCATCTCTGTAGATTACAATAATGGAAATAAGTGAGAATGGTTTTTTGTTAGGgagaaacataaaacatttgaaacaatGAGTTATGGAACTTGAAAGACTAAGTTTGTAAGCAAAGAAATTCTCATTTAAAGCAGAAACTTGCATCAACCAGAGGTCCAACTATGTTACAGTGTTGTCTCTAGTAGTTCACATtaggcgtttttttttttttttaatttttttttcaacgtttatttatttttgggacagagagagacagagcatgaacgggggaggggcagagagagagggagacacagaatcggaaacaggctccaggctccgagccatcagcccagagcctgacgtggggctggaactcacggaccgcgagatcgtgacctggctgaagtcggacgcttaaccgactgcgccacccaggcgcccccttttttttaaattaaggttgTGCTTATTAGTTCTAATATAAACATTCACATGATAATAACTTTGTGATGAAAATATACAGCTAAGCTAAAAATATGTTTCCTGCTAGGACTTCCACAAAAACCATACAGatacttaacatattttttatgtttttttaaaaattatttttgagggagagagagagagacagacagagcatgagcaggggaggggtagagagggagacacagaatctgaagcaggctccaggatctgagctgtcagcacagagtccgacatggaacaccaactcacgaactgtgagatcatgacctgagctgaagttggatgcttaaccaactgagccacccaggtgccctttaacatattttttaatgtttgtttatttttgagagagagacagagacagagagagagggagagagaacaagcaggggaggggcagaaagaggggggtagacaatctggagcaggctctgagTGGACAACAgtcagcctgatgcagggctcagggctcaaactcatgaatgctgagatcctgacctgagccaaagtcagacgcttaaccaacagccacccaggtgcctcaacatattttatttagacACTTAAACAAATTGCCTTGCATGTAGTTGCACAGTCTCCATTTTATTTGATATCTAAAGCAAAACATACTGGAATAGAAATTAGATAAACAGGTATTTCTCACTTGGCAATAACTGTGCAATTTTCAAAGATAAGCTGTGTGAAACTTGTGAGAGGAAAAATATCACTAATATTTCTATTAATCTTAACCACAAATTGGAATAGGAATACATACATTTAAGTTTGTTAAGTATAATGAGCACCTCATTATAATACCCATCCATTGTGCATGGATCAACTGAGTCACTGAACTGTTGATTTCTTAACTGCCCCAAATTTTGgacattgtgatttttatttaagaacattttaGGAAAATCACACTTGTTCTAATTTTCATATGTCATGGTAGCATGACTACCATATCTATCAGGCTACTAAAAACTTCCATTTTATCATATGTAATGGGTAGATAACAAGGCGTAATTTTGTTGTAGTTACATGTATGTGTAGTTAGCAGAAGAGAAACTGCTCTGTTGTTCCTAcaccaaggaaaaaaatttaaggacTGTATAGCTCATGaagaatattaacatttaatatcACAAAATAGTGATAAAATTGGAATTGTATTAATCCACATTATAAAGCTTAACATTTTAGTCAAAgtattaagataataaaataaggTTCTTAGTTTCATATCAAGacctatttaaatattatataagaattttaaaaacatttatctcATTTATGGTTTGATTTAGTGTAATTCCTCATCTGTTCCTACCTTAATGGTTTCTTAGTATAATGAGTAATTATTAGCATATAATTGTCAGGCATGGCAattctatatagatatattcaaAGGTATTTCATTGCAAAACCTCATTCACATGTAGCCCAAATATATTTACTGCCTTAAtctatactttgtcaaatgtaaacattttaatttttgccaattcTTAACTTTAACCAGAGGCGTTgaaattaagatttaattttcatCTACTAATGTATTTGGAAAGTACTTCCATTCACTTTGTAAAGTCATTAGAACCCAATTAATCAACCAACTTCTAAATGCATTAAATACTCTACTATAAAATCTTTTTCTCCCAAATAGGATATAGATAGCAAGTATTTGTTCTTGCTCTTTGTATTCCCTAAGCCTTTATACAATTCAATGTTACATGTTTTATACTTCTGTAAAaatgcctgcctgccttcttcccACTACTACAATATggtattacatatttttaaagaagtgggGTAGGCTCATTTGGGGACAATATGCTTTGAAAGAACAGATTTGCCAAATGAAGACACTGATATGTTCTTAGAACTATAATAGCATAATGACTAATGTAGTggatttagtttttttaaaaagatattatccTACTTCTCTGCTaaatgaaattaaccatcacctTTGATTTAGTTGTTTCTAAGAGGTATAAATAGCATGTAATAGAGTATCTCTTTTAGTCACAAGGTTTAATGTGATGAAAGCAAATATATGCTGTATATACCATATACtagttaaactttttttaacacagtattttttttcttttttttttggttaaaaacagtattttgtagCTGAATTGCACATCTAATAACAGAGAAAATCTTCTAATAATAACTTGTAAAGTCTCTACCCCAACAAATTAATTCAGTGTCTAGAAAGCACCCTATTGAAAACCAGTGGATTATGTTCTATAGTATCTGGAATTGGAGTTTAAACAAACAGCATGTTGCTATATTGAATACAAAAATGTGATAGAAAGCATTCAGGCTTCATAAGTGGCTGAGGAAACTGTCATTTGCAGAACTAATTAATTCCATTAGATTCACTGGGTAGTAGCATGGTTCAAAATTTGGATTGGCCTTTAGTTATGGGAAATAACAAAGTACTAATGtagacacatacaaaaaaaaaaacttcctatgAGTTGGAGATCCATTCATggctagaaaatgaaaaaaaagttagttTACAATTGGTTCATAATTGATTTAAGATATTCTTATTGTATGTATACAGTTATGGACaatgatttaaatttatatatatatatataaccaaaagaaATGTACTGCACTTTTGTGgtaacattttatatgtatattcagTGAAACAATGgtctctctgacttttttcaagGTATGTGTTTCAATAACTGAAGGGAGGATTGAATAGATTTCTTCCTTGGTGTCTTATTTACAGGTGAAATATGTTCAAACATATCTGTTAATAAATATAGATCTATCATCTGTgaaattactaaaatatattttgaattttctctcaCTATCTAATCCCCTTCAAATATCAGTTTGATGTAGATGTAGATCTTTTATTTGGCAAGTCCTCATATTGATGCTACCTCTTGGGCACATGTGGTTAGTAGCAGTGATTGCTTTCCAATCTTAACTTTCAGTATCAAATAATCTCTGAGTGACAAATTTTAGATCCTATGCTGACTTTCTCTTGCTACTGGTTCTTGGGCCATCAAGTAGCCTTTATCATTTAATTAGTAATAAATAGTTCTCAGCTAACTAATGGACTGAGAAACACAATATATGTCAAAGCTCAAACTattatttggtggggggggggctacCAAATATTGGTTGCTTTCACTGATGATAGACAACCATATAATCAAGATTGATGGCTGATTGTACTTAAGAGACGGGCTTCAAGGCtaaaaactttttgaaatttttgttattCAAATATTTGAGCTTATTCATCTAAAAGATCATTTTTAGTGTGAGTTATTTAACAGAGAGTTAATTTTATTAACTATATATTAGCAGTAATTTATTAACAATATTTCTGCAATATTTTGTTAACTATAACTctgcaattttaaaatttctttaaaaggttCTGCAGAATAATTGACATTTGTGCATTTATCTATTGCTTATCATTGTATATATAGTTAGGCATTTTAAAACTTATTCAAGTATAATAAGCCTATAGAAAaagtacacatatatgtatacaactaaattaatttttccaaactGAACACATATATGCAACCATTATGCAGATCAAGTAACAGCACATTAAGACCCTAGTAATCCTCCTTATGCTCCCTTCCAATCAGTACCTTCCCTCACGGATAaccatttcctgattttaataacCATAGCTTAGTTTTATCTGCTTTTGGTATTTAAGcagtttttaatataataaaacaaaggcTGTCATTTTCAGTGTTAAAGTTAGATTCTGTGTGTTTTAAAGCTATGATCCTCAATGTTATTTTCTGTCCATTATACTTGAGGTATATCATACATTCCCATCATTATCATTGGTTTACTTTTAGACTCTCTTGGCAGTAATGTAGAGTATACAATTAGGAAGAAACCCCCATGATGATTCTGTCATGTTAACAAGGTTTCTCAGCCCTCAGCAGTATTAGCATTTTGGGCTGGACAATTCTTTTTGTGAGAGACTGTTCTGCTCATTGTATGATACTTAGCAGCATCCTTAGCTTTCACCCACCAGATGCCAATAGTACCCAATCCCTAGTtgtgaaaaccaaaaatgtctccaaacattgcTAAATGCCCTCTAGGGGGGAAAATTGTCCCTGATAGCCACTGCACTAGGGTAAATATATCCCTTGTTTGATGTTCACTACTTTAAAAGTTAACAGAACAATAAGTAAACGTTTTAGGAAAATAGCTTCAGTCCTTTATAAGAACAGGGTTTTAGTAATCAGCCAACTTATCAATGCATTGGACTACTTAGAAAGATGCTAAGGTCCATGTCACTTGGTCATCTTGGAGGATGTTATAAAAGGTAGGTTTTAGAGTACATGACTTATAAAGTATTCTTCATCAGCACCACTATAACTGTGGGATTTAAAGCTGGGGGTTCTTACAATCTATTGACAAAGACAGACACacctcctttcaaaatattaaaaagtttctATCTACAGGAATAAGTAGCATATTCAAGACTGCAAGACAAACGCTATTAAAACATGTCTCTTCTCCGTCTGTCATTCTTCATAACTGTCTACCTGCTTTAGaaaaaagaaggtttttttttgaaaatttcaatgGAATTAGTTCAATAAGAATTATATTATCCATGTATGAATCATCCCAAAGTTTCTTAATTCACATTATATATCAGTAAGGAAAACATGGAAAAGTCTTTAAGAGAAAATCAAACTGGAATATTTTAGTTTGCTTtggtattttaccacaatttttgaAGGCTATTTGTTATATTTAGGATATATATAAATTTCTACAACTAATATGACTATAAATACCCAAGTGAACTTACACAACTccatttgtcttctgttttctcaatCACAATAGTCTGTGTGTCACTACCTGGTGGTATATATTCATAGTCATCATAAAGGAGTCCTAGGATTGGATATTGTGTCCTGTACCTatacaaaaaaaagttaatttaccAGCGGCACAAAAAAAtgactctccttcctttttagtCACTCCTAGTTCAAAACCCCTTATTAAACTAACATGGCTCTGAATGCCTTTtaactctaaaaagaaaatcccCTCTTACTGTACAAAGCTttactactattattttaaaagggtAAAAGGGAAATACTTCTGCTTCCGGCAATGATGGACCACTGGCAGCACAAGACAATGATCCTACAGAAGGGAACCAAATGATATGAACCATACAAATGCCTAGTTCACTGCCTAGAGAGTTTCTTGGTCACGGGACAGGGAAAAGGAAGCCAAATAGATCCCTTCAGTCTCACAAAGTTGAAGTGACTGAATTTCAAGTAAAGGTGTGCCAAAGCAGCCAGTGTGGGGTAGAACACCAGACAGGAGAGAACTATATAGATAGAGGTCAAGAGACCTGTAGAGGATTTTCTACAAGTCTTTGGATGAGTACTGATTAGTGGAGGCATGTGAAAAAGTTACTGAACCTGGGGAAAGAACTAGGAAAGAGAAGCCTAGAAATCCCTGGAGCTCACACAGTAAAGGGAATAGTTTGTGTGTCACTAACAAGAGTGGGAAGACCTTCCTAATATGGTGGGCATCAGGAAGaaactacagaaaaaatattGCCTTAGTAGTGGGATGACATTAGTCCCAGACTATAGGTTTTAAcagtttaaaagaaatacttaaaagcaAAGTTAAAGAATAGAattcaatacacaaaaatcaattttaatctTGTGTACTTGCAATAAAtgatctgaaaatgaaattaagaaaaacaattctaccacatggtaaccacaaacacaaaacctataataaatatacaacaaaataaagagaaataaagccaaACACACCATTACAAAAACTTACCAATCACAAAGAAAGAACACgaggagaagaaaagacaagaactacaaaaaaagaaagaaaacaaataacaaaatggcaataagttaTTTTATCAATAGTTACCTATCAATTGTTATTGTAAATGTAAATGacttaaatgctccaatcaaaagccATAGGTGGTAAAATGGCTACAGAAATTAATacacatctatatgctgcctacaagagactcacctcTGACCTAAAGACACATAAAGAACGAAAGTGAAGGTATGGAAAAACATTTGCCTTGCAAATGGAAGccaaaaaataaggaacaaaaaagCTAGAGtggcaatacttatatcagaaaaaacagacttaaagactgtaacaaaagaaagagaagggaattgAATGATGATAAAAGGATTGATCCAACCAAAGAATATGACaactgtaaatatctatgcaaCCAGCATTAGAGAActtaaattacataaaagcaaatgttAGCAGACATAAAGACAGAAATTGATAGTAATAGCAAAgaactttaacactccacttacatcaaggAATAGaccattcagacagaaaatcaataagaaaacagtgtCTTTGgcacattagatcagatggatataacagatatattcagaacattccctcacaaaggaaaatatgcaaattcttt
Protein-coding regions in this window:
- the ZNF711 gene encoding zinc finger protein 711 isoform X2 encodes the protein MDSGGGSLGLHTSDCRMAHTMIMQDFVAGMAGTAHIDGDHIVVSVPEAVLVSDVVTDDGITLDHGLAAEVVHGPDIITETDVVTEGVIVPEAVLEADVAIEEDLEEDDSDHILTSELITETVRVPEQVFVADLVTGPDGHLEHVVQDCVSGVDSPTMVSEEVLVTNSDTETVIQAAGGVPGSSVTIKTEDDDDDDDDDDVKSTSEDYLMISLDDVGEKLEHMGNTPLKIGSDGSQEDVKEDGFGSEVIKVYIFKAEAEDDVEIGGTEIVTESEYTNGHSVAGVLDQSRMQREKMVYMAVKDSSQEEDDIMREIISNLWEWKNSTTKKFNPRNNGQRDERRVSRRYEDCQASGNTLDSTLESRSSTAAQYLQICDSINTNKVLKQKAKKRRRGETRQWQTAVIIGPDGQPLTVYPCHICTKKFKSRGFLKRHMKNHPDHLMRKKYQCTDCDFTTNKKVSFHNHLESHKLINKVDKTHEFTEYTRRYREASPLSSNKLILRDKEPKMHKCKYCDYETAEQGLLNRHLLAVHSKNFPHVCVECGKGFRHPSELKKHMRTHTGEKPYQCQYCVFRCADQSNLKTHIKSKHGNNLPYKCEHCPQAFGDERELQRHLDLFQGHKTHQCPHCDHKSTNSSDLKRHIISVHTKDFPHKCEVCEKGFHRPSELKKHSDIHKGRKIHQCRHCDFKTSDPFILSGHILSVHTKDQSLKCKRCKRGFRQQNELKKHMKTHTGRKIYQCEYCEYSTTDASGFKRHVISIHTKDYPHRCEFCKKGFRRPSEKNQHIMRHHKEALM